A genomic window from Cardiocondyla obscurior isolate alpha-2009 linkage group LG02, Cobs3.1, whole genome shotgun sequence includes:
- the Trio gene encoding triple functional domain protein isoform X1, which produces MDGTRAAEVLPLLQERLAILPGGRDRRGGPVLLFPSTPRRERAKPEDYRRLLQYLFAIPSDEARGLRFTVIVDMRGTTWDSVKPILKVLHEHFHRTVHVTFLIKPENFWQKQRTSLGKQKKYNFEINTISLEALVKVIDPSQLTADLDGSLQYDHAQWIDTRLVVEDFTWQAADLLDRLDDLQEDLSRNDFADDVAGAKHGIDLHNEMKKKIMKVPVEEIEVLGQRLLQRFNNSATATGGEGGSIDNGAASCTDSDGRALATLVIQHLDSVHAAQQHLLQLWHIKKMKLDQCFQLRLFEQDCEKMFDWICHNREAFLATYVEIGRSYQLAKNLQEEHKHFTMSSMNVYVNINKILTMAGKLLETQHYAAGHVRAVAGRLDRAWKEFAAGLDERTAVLSLSVVFHHKAEQYVDNVPGWSQACEISNLPSEIPVLESHIRQHQTLYEAMCQAYTEVYNAYQALLSGLGSMLQVCHNVSAHSSGSDIFRVDYVHSTSKKLLYQLDHLVQVCNQPQGIDHVARKHSQDGHNIDSHTGTSGNPAADYSEGASHVLAVIHQILGHHRALEARWHARKVKLHQRLALKLFQEDVKQVLDWLTNHGEVFIRKNTGVGRNLQKARVYQKSHEHFENVAQNTYTNATKLLTAAEELAHTGECAPDEIYAVAQELEAHVSSFAARVEQRRRRLDLAVVFYTHEKELTGWVDELRQELQQDEVAENLETAERLLEQCAQHRSSCMEACASTIAQGEALLQELREATDAPDTTGSISAVESALDRLASLRQELEDLWATKKLRLELCLRLRVFERDALEASGQLEMWAQELQGPPREGSPEQLLRVHNDGVAHMQNTAFQILHRGQELAQVLEEAGVCIMADGQHSAAARVQVLLEFLNERELDAEDLAEMRRVRLEQASQLLQLQTDASHVIKWIRNGESILLASLRIPDDFEDADQLGKEHYHFQLAITNTHASAVQVKHKADALINGNHYDPKSIREVAEDVTKRWQQLVTCAEERHKLITASLNFYKTVDSVRSVLDSLELQYNVDDDWCADGEKAAGIPASITRHQEQKEAFLKACTLVRRTGETFLKYINRSLQFYSYHANSAGSANKVKNILEELVSKENKVLEYWTQRKKRLDQCHQYVLFERSAKQALEWIKETGELYLATHINVGKNRIENEQLLQEHIEFKGAAKETRERVKLLIQLADNLVERGHAHAAAIKQAVAEVDQRYKDFSTRMDCYKTQIEGDLGIQPDEVHRDLSIDRNSDPLLEEKIKGKDLKELNEEKRRSARRKEFIMAELLQTERTYVKDLETCIRCFLDETRSGKGNVPAGLQNRESIIFSNIEEIHQFHSNVFLRELEKYETMPEDVGHCFVVWAPKFDMYVTYCKNKPESNQLLITHSGTWFEELQRKHRVEHPIAAYLIKPVQRITKYQLLLKDLQACCQEGQGEIKEGLEVMLNVPKKANDALHLSLLEGCDVSIDALGDVVLQDSFTVWDPKQLIRKGRDRHIFLFELYLLFTKEVKDSAGKVKYVYKNRLLTSELGVTEHIEGDECKFAVWTGRAPTSDTRVVLRANSMDAKQLWVMRLREVIQETFLGKNMPKSPAKKSSSQRSSRDLEECASLDESVENLDRNSLASFGSTNTTDSDKTGVVEMTWVVADHMAAPGSRELSVTKGQQVEVLENGSTNTGTTAGVTNTGEWTLVRLPLTPGQVEPAAEGLVPTSALKQPPAASCKTSPSRKASTQQQQQPQQQQSHQHHHQQQQSHHHPYHQQQINQAIVQAQQQPTAVSSSTTANTLPPTCGVAGVPPTTQQATSLTALSSAVLSPMLSEDTENAGSDGSGSTSTNSPGNKRRGFSGRKWLPPSLRKLSQGKVEKTNTAVPPASSPPLIGPSLKKSSSDKRFKLPSGVEHNRPGKAAFEVEAEAHEVSKEESEEQQEVDVDVDADVTESDDTAVTSLQEQNGGEDADDDLELPPPMKPITEPILVATANGPSGSAIPSELPGKRSASLSERTTKILDGGATTADLSEIEQIVKERMEQHTENQERHSLMRTPNGKSLSNEEEYCNAAINAIASDESDPESAAIAKRQFVIRELVDTERDYVNDLKQIVEGYMALMRDPDCEIPLPEDLRAGKDKMVFGNIEAIYEWHRDFFLKALERCLERPEELGPLFKRYERKLHMYVVYCQNKPVSEYIVSEHIDTYFEELRQKLGHRLQLCDLLIKPVQRITKYQLLLREALRLTERTQRLSEIEGLRAAAHVMRVIPKAANDMMDVGRLQGFDGKITAQGKLLLHGPLLVSEISNASMRGKEWQVFLFEQNIIFSETVGKKTQFTNPVYIYKAHIQVNKMSLEDSNDDPEKFIIRSTDPRNPGLGFCCSVAEESNGPRRQEWVDTITAILQTQRDFLKAIQSPIAYQKELTKDPLRVTVSGTTTTTSEPVRATMSVPPTLIISGSTNRDKDHRPTQPLQRSQTGGLEHVQPRTPSPTKSRLTFLEGFKNTLRTRSPIRNNSIPQQRGSSSSS; this is translated from the exons atgGATGGTACACGAGCGGCAGAAGTGTTGCCATTGCTGCAAGAACGCTTGGCAATACTACCAGGTGGACGAGATCGCAGGGGAGGGCCTGTGCTCTTGTTTCCAAGCACACCGAGACGCGAACGTGCAAAACCCGAGGATTACAGACGTCTCCTACAGTATTTGTTTGCCATCCCAAGTGATGAAGCTAGAGGCCTGCGATTTACCGTAATTGTGGATATGCGTGGTACAACATGGGACTCAGTTAAACCTATTTTAAag GTGTTGCATGAACATTTTCATCGTACAGTTCATGTAACTTTTCTTATTAAACCGGAAAATTTTTGGCAGAAACAAAGAACTTCGTTGGgtaaacagaaaaaatataattttgag atcAATACAATCAGCTTAGAGGCTCTTGTAAAAGTTATAGATCCTTCTCAGCTCACTGCAGATTTAGATGGATCCTTACAATACGATCATGCCCAATGGATTGACACTAGATTGGTTGTAGAAGATTTCACATGGCAGGCAGCAGATCTTCTCGATCGATTAGACGACTTGCAAGAAGATCTCAGTCGAAATGACTTTGCTGACGATGTTGCGGGAGCTAAGCACGGAATCGATCTGCATAAcgagatgaaaaagaaaatcatgaAAGTCCCAGTAGAAGAGATTGAAGTTCTCGGACAACGCCTACTTCAGCGATTTAacaata GTGCAACAGCAACCGGCGGGGAAGGAGGAAGTATCGATAATGGCGCGGCAAGTTGCACAGATTCCGATGGACGGGCACTGGCAACTCTAGTTATTCAGCATTTGGATTCCGTGCACGCTGCTCAACAACATCTATTGCAACTGTGGCACATCAAGAAGATGAAATTGGATCAGTGTTTTCAGCTGCGATTGTTCGAGCAAGATTGTGAAAAGATGTTCGATTGGATTTGTCACAATCGAGAAGCGTTTCTCGCCACTTACGTAGAGATCGGCCGCTCGTATCAATTGGCCAAAAATCTGCAGGAGGAGCATAAACATTTTACAATGAGTTCGATGAACGTTTACGTgaacataaataaaatcctTACAATGGCTGGCAAGTTACTGGAGACGCAGCATTACGCGGCTGGACATGTACGAGCAGTAGCAGGACGTCTAGATCGAGCTTGGAAGGAGTTCGCCGCGGGTCTTGACGAGCGTACCGCAGTACTTAGTTTAAGTGTAGTGTTTCACCATAAAGCGGAACAGTATGTTGATAATGTTCCTGGTTGGAGTCAAGCATGTGAGATTAGTAATCTGCCCAGTGAAATTCCAGTGCTCGAATCTCATATTCGTCAACATCAAACTCTCTACGAAGCTATGTGTCAGGCATATACAGAg GTTTACAATGCATATCAAGCGCTATTGAGCGGCCTGGGTTCAATGCTGCAAGTATGTCATAATGTGAGCGCCCATTCTTCAGGGTCGGATATATTTCGCGTCGATTAT GTGCATAGTACCAGTAAGAAGCTTCTTTATCAACTGGATCATCTTGTGCAAGTCTGTAATCAACCACAAGGAATTGACCATGTCGCCAGAAAACAT AGTCAAGACGGACATAACATCGACAGTCATACTGGCACCAGTGGTAATCCAGCAGCTGATTACAGCGAAGGTGCATCTCACGTATTAGCCGTCATTCATCAAATTCTTGGTCATCATCGAGCATTGGAAGCCCGTTGGCACGCTCGTAAAGTCAAGTTACATCAACGGCTTGCATTAAA gtTATTTCAAGAAGATGTGAAACAAGTTCTTGACTGGCTGACAAACCATGGGGAagtttttattagaaaaaacaCAGGTGTAGGCCGTAATCTGCAGAAAGCACGCGTGTATCAAAAAAGCCACGAACACTTTGAAAACGTTGCTCAG AATACTTACACAAATGCGACTAAACTTTTAACCGCCGCTGAAGAACTTGCTCACACAGGGGAATGCGCTCCTGATGAAATATATGCGGTGGCACAAGAATTGGAGGCTCACGTTAGTAGTTTTGCAGCGAGAGTCGAACAACGGCGCCGTAGATTGGATTTAGCAGTAGTGTTTTATACTCATGAAAAAgag ctcACCGGTTGGGTAGACGAGTTACGTCAGGAACTGCAACAAGATGAAGTTGCAGAAAACTTAGAGACAGCTGAAAGATTATTGGAACAATGCGCGCAGCATAGATCGTCCTGTATGGAGGCATGTGCTTCGACAATAGCCCAGGGAGAAGCTCTGCTACAAGAACTTCGCGAGGCAACCGATGCACCCGACACAACCGGCTCAATATCAGCAGTAGAGTCAGCTTTAGATAGATTAGCGAGCTTGAGGCAAGAATTAGAAGATTTGTGGGCCACCAAAAAACTAAGATTGGAACTATGCCTACGACTACGCGTCTTCGAGCGTGATGCGTTAGAAGCGAGTGGCCAACTGGAAATGTGGGCACAAGAACTGCAAGGTCCGCCACGAGAAGGTTCACCCGAGCAATTGCTGCGCGTGCATAACGACGGAGTCGCTCACATGCAGAATACTGCTTTTCAAATTCTGCACCGTGGTCAAGAATTGGCTCAAGTTTTGGAGGAGGCAGGGGTGTGCATTATGGCTGATGGTCAGCATAGCGCAGCGGCGCGAGTACAGGTGCTTCTTGAGTTTTTAAATGAGAGAGAATTAGACGCGGAGGATCTTGCAGAAATGCGAAGGGTACGACTAGAACAGGCATCTCAATTATTGCAACTACAAACAGACGCTTCTCATGTGATTAAGTGGATACGAAACGGTGAATCGATATTACTAGCCTCACTAAGGATACCAGACGATTTCGAAGACGCCGACCAATTAGGAAAGGAACATTATCATTTTCAACTCGCGATAACAAATACTCATGCGTCCGCCGTGCAAGTAAAGCATAAAGCGGATGCTTTAATAAACGGAAACCATTACGATCCCAAAAGTATCCGAGAAGTCGCCGAGGATGTTACCAAACGATGGCAGCAGTTAGTGACTTGTGCGGAAGAAcgacataaattaattactgccagtttaaatttttacaaaacggTAGATTCGGTACGTTCAGTTCTCGACAGTTTAGAATTGCAATATAATGTGGACGACGATTGGTGCGCTGATGGAGAAAAAGCCGCCGGAATACCGGCGAGCATTACCAGACACCAAGAGCAAAAGGAAGCCTTTTTAAAAGCTTGTACACTGGTACGACGAACTGGTGAAAcattcttaaaatatataaatcgtaGTCTGCAATTTTATAGTTATCATGCTAATAGCGCCGGTTCTGCAAACAaagtcaaaaatattttggaGGAGTTAGTTAGTAAGGAAAATAAAGTGTTAGAATATTGGACGCAGCGAAAGAAACGGTTAGATCAATGTCATCAGTATGTTTTGTTTGAACGTAGCGCGAAGCAGGCTCTCGAATGGATTAAAGAAACCGGAGAATTGTATTTAGCGACACATATTAATGTCGGTAAGAATCGCATTGAGAATGAGCAATTGTTGCAAGAGCATATCGAGTTCAAAGGTGCAGCGAAAGAAACAAGGGAAAGAGTGAAATTATTGATTCAACTCGCTGATAATTTAGTCGAAAGGGGTCATGCACATGCCGCGGCGATCAAGCAAGCCGTTGCCGAAGTTGATCAGCGATACAAAGACTTCAGCACGCGAATGGATTGTTACAAGACACAAATAGAAGGTGATTTAGGTATACAGCCTGACGAGGTACACAGAGATCTGTCTATTGACCGAAATTCGGATCCGTTGCtggaagagaaaattaaaggTAAAGATCTGAAAGAATTAAACGAGGAGAAAAGAAGATCTGCACGAAGAAAAGAGTTTATTATGGCTGAACTCTTGCAAACTGAACGTACGTACGTAAAAGACTTGGAAACTTGCATCCGTTGCTTCTTGGATGAGACACGAAGTGGAAAGGGAAACGTTCCAGCGGGTTTACAAAATCgagaatcaattatttttagcaaCATAGAAGAGATCCATCAGTTTCACAGTAACGTATTTTTACGCGAACTGGAAAAATACGAAACCATGCCAGAAGACGTAGGACATTGTTTTGTAGTGTGG GCACCTAAATTCGACATGTATGTAACTTACTGTAAGAATAAACCTGAGAGCAATCAATTGTTAATAACGCACAGTGGAACGTGGTTTGAGGAATTGCAGAGAAAACATAGAGTAGAACATCCTATCGCTGCATATTTAATCAAACCTGTACAGAGAATTACTAAGTATCAGCTGCTACTAAAGGACTTACag gctTGTTGCCAAGAGGGACAaggcgaaataaaagaaggattAGAAGTGATGTTAAATGTGCCTAAAAAAGCTAACGATGCCTTACACTTAAGTCTACTGGAAGGTTGCGACGTTAGTATAGATGCGCTCGGTGACGTTGTATTACAAGATTCGTTCACAGTATGGGACCCAAAACAGTTAATCAGGAAAGGAAGAGATCGtcacatatttctttttgaattGTATCTTCTTTTTACGAAGGAAGTCAAAGATTCCGCAGGAAAG GTGaaatacgtttataaaaatcgcTTGCTGACCTCGGAGTTGGGCGTGACCGAGCATATCGAAGGCGACGAATGCAAATTCGCGGTATGGACAGGACGGGCACCGACTAGCGACACGCGCGTAGTATTGCGGGCAAATTCAATGGACGCGAAGCAGCTGTGGGTGATGCGGTTACGCGAGGTGATACAGGAGACCTTTTTGGGCAAGAATATGCCCAAGAGCCCGGCTAAAAAGAGCTCCAGTCAACGTTCGAGCAGAGATTTGGAAGAATGCGCATCTTTGGACGAAAGTGTGGAGAATCTTGATAGAAATTCCTTGGCTTCCTTCGGTTCGACTAATACTACTGATTCCGATAAG ACCGGAGTTGTCGAGATGACGTGGGTGGTCGCCGATCATATGGCCGCACCGGGTTCCAGAGAACTCAGCGTAACGAAAGGGCAGCAGGTCGAGGTACTGGAGAACGGTAGCACGAACACCGGTACCACCGCCGGTGTGACAAACACCGGCGAGTGGACCCTGGTTCGTCTGCCGCTCACACCTGGACAAGTTGAGCCGGCTGCGGAGGGTCTGGTCCCTACCAGCGCCCTGAAGCAGCCGCCGGCTGCCTCCTGCAAAACTTCGCCGTCCAGGAAAGCGTCCacgcaacagcagcagcagccgcaACAACAACAGTCGCATCAACATCATCATCAGCAACAGCAGTCACATCATCATCCGTATCATCAGCAACAGATCAATCAAGCAATCGTCCAAGCGCAGCAGCAGCCAACTGCCGTCTCGTCATCGACCACCGCCAATACGTTGCCACCGACCTGCGGTGTCGCCGGCGTCCCGCCGACGACGCAGCAGGCTACCTCGTTGACCGCACTGTCGTCCGCGGTGCTGTCGCCGATGTTGTCGGAAGACACGG aaaaCGCCGGAAGCGACGGCAGCGGATCAACCAGTACAAATTCACCCGGCAATAAGAGGCGGGGTTTCAGCGG ACGGAAATGGCTGCCACCTTCTTTACGCAAACTTAGCCAAGGTAAAGTCGAGAAAACCAATACGGCTGTGCCTCCGGCGTCATCACCTCCTTTGATTGGGCCGTCTTTGAAGAAAAGCAGCTCGgacaaacgttttaaattACCGAGTGGTGTTGAGCACAATCGGCCCGGCAAGGCGGCGTTCGAGGTCGAGGCCGAAGCGCATGAGGTCAGCaaggaagagagcgaggagcAGCAGGAAGTTGACGTTGATGTTGACGCCGACGTTACGGAAAGCGATGATACGGCGGTGACGAGTTTGCAGGAACAGAACGGCGGTGAAGATGCCGATGACGATCTGGAACTTCCTCCTCCGATGAAGCCTATAACTGAACCGATACTTGTTGCTACCGCAAATGGTCCATCAGGCTCCGCAATACCAAGTGAATTACCTGGAAAACGg tCCGCCAGTCTGTCAGAACGTACGACGAAAATACTCGATGGCGGTGCGACAACAGCCGATCTCTCGGAGATCGAACAGATTGTCAAGGAAAGAATG GAGCAGCATACAGAAAATCAGGAAAGGCATAGTCTCATGAGAACTCCTAACGGGAAATCGTTGAGCAACGAAGAGGAATATTGCAACGCGGCTATTAATGCAATCGCTTCCGACGAGTCAGATCCAGAAAGTGCCGCGATTGCAAAGCGACAGTTTGTCATTCGCGAGTTAGTGGATACTGAGAGAGATTACGTCAATGACTTAAAGCAGATAGTTGAAGGCTACATGGCACTAATGCGAGATCCTGACTGCGAAATCCCTTTACCAGAAGATCTGCGCGCTGGGAAAGATAAGATGGTTTTCGGTAACATAGAAGCTATCTATGAGTGGCATAGAGA CTTTTTCCTCAAAGCTTTGGAACGTTGTTTGGAACGTCCTGAAGAGCTAGGACCTCTCTTTAAACGTTACGAGCGGAAGCTGCACATGTACGTGGTGTATTGCCAGAACAAACCCGTTTCGGAGTACATCGTGTCCGAACACATAGATACTTATTTCGAG GAACTTAGGCAAAAACTTGGGCATCGTTTGCAACTCTGCGACTTGCTGATCAAGCCCGTACAAAGGATTACAAAATATCAACTTCTTCTACGGGAGGCACTGCGCCTCACTGAGCGAACTCAAAGGTTATCGGAAATCGAAGGCCTCAGAGCGGCGGCTCATGTCATGCGAGTTATTCCTAAAGCTGCAAACGATATGATGGACGTTGGGAGATTACAAGGTTTCGAT ggtaAAATTACAGCGCAAGGGAAGCTTTTGTTACACGGCCCACTTCTGGTGTCAGAAATATCAAACGCATCGATGAGAGGAAAAGAATGgcaagtttttcttttcgaacaaaatattatcttCAGCGAAACTGTCGGCAAGAAAACGCAGTTCACCAATCCtgtctatatatataaagctCATATTCAG GTAAACAAAATGAGTCTTGAAGATTCGAATGATGATCCAGAGAAATTTATCATTCGGTCAACGGATCCCCGAAATCCCGGGCTAGGATTCTGCTGTAGCGTAGCAGAAGAAAGTAATGGACCGCGCAGGCAGGAGTGGGTAGATACCATCACTGCCATCCTGCAAACTCAGCGCGACTTCCTGAAGGCGATACAATCACCGATTGCCTACCAGAAGGAACTTACCAAAGACCCACT CCGTGTCACCGTCTCCggcaccaccaccaccacgtCTGAACCAGTACGAGCGACCATGTCGGTTCCGCCGACTCTGATCATCTCTGGATCGACGAATCGAGACAAGGACCATAGGCCGACTCAACCGTTGCAACGTTCGCAAACTGGAGGACTGGAGCATGTACAGCCACGTACGCCGAGCCCGACAAAGAGTAGGCTGACTTTCCTGGAAGGATTTAAGAATACTCTACGCACACGCTCGCCGATTCGCAACAATTCCATCCCG CAGCAAAGGggctcttcctcttcttcttga